A DNA window from Arachis duranensis cultivar V14167 chromosome 3, aradu.V14167.gnm2.J7QH, whole genome shotgun sequence contains the following coding sequences:
- the LOC107477416 gene encoding uncharacterized protein LOC107477416, giving the protein MYRAMEMAKDIIEGTEKEQYGKLHNYLSELLKANPGSTCTMSTHPQPEGLPKFRSLYICLEACKRGFKHGCRPFICLDGTFLKGYFGGQLLTAVGQDANNHLFPIAYAVVDAETKENWKWFLHLLHEDIGDYKEFGWNFMSDKQKGLVPALQEVMPRVSHRFCVMHMWQNLNKGWKDKELKGALWQCARAMTDLEFNNAMAYVKRINVGAWEYLSSYEQSSWSKSGFSEWPKVDNVTNNNAESFNATIVGMRGKSILTMLEEMRFYIMRVMAQHKDALASYTGKLAPIQMSRLEKEKKEGNYWEAQWVGDDEHNIFEVRRHGHRVTVNTLERTCTCRKWQLTGLPCCHGVAAIQRKNH; this is encoded by the exons ATGTATAGGGCAATGGAGATGGCAAAGGACATCATTGAGGGGACAGAGAAGGAACAGTATGGGAAGCTACACAATTATTTATCAGAGCTGCTTAAGGCTAATCCTGGTTCTACATGTACTATGAGCACACATCCACAGCCAGAGGGTTTGCCTAAGTTCAGAAGTTTATATATATGCTTAGAGGCATGTAAGAGAGGATTTAAACATGGTTGTAGGCCTTTCATTTGTCTTGATGGAACCTTTCTTAAGGGGTACTTTGGGGGTCAACTACTCACAGCTGTAGGACAAGACGCGAATAATCATCTATTTCCTATAGCATATGCTGTGGTTGATGCTGAAACAAAGGAAAATTGGAAATGGTTCTTGCATTTACTACATGAAGATATCGGGGATTACAAGGAATTTGGGTGGAACTTCATGAGTGACAAGCAAAAG GGACTGGTTCCAGCACTCCAAGAAGTCATGCCAAGAGTTTCACATAGATTTTGTGTGATGCACATGTGGCAGAACTTGAACAAGGGATGGAAGGACAAAGAGCTAAAAGGAGCTCTATGGCAGTGTGCTCGGGCAATGACAGACTTGGAGTTCAATAATGCAATGGCATATGTCAAGCGGATCAATGTAGGAGCTTGGGAGTACCTCTCAAGTTATGAACAATCATCATGGTCGAAATCAGGATTTTCTGAATGGCCTAAAGTGGATAACGTTACTAACAACAATGCTGAATCATTTAATGCAACAATAGTGGGCATGAGGGGAAAAAGTATCCTAACAATGCTAGAAGAGATGAGGTTCTACATCATGAGGGTTATGGCACAGCACAAAGATGCTTTAGCATCATACACAGGAAAGCTGGCACCTATTCAGATGAGTAGGctggaaaaggagaaaaaagagggTAATTACTGGGAAGCCCAGTGGGTTGGGGACGATGAGCATAACATATTTGAGGTGAGGAGACATGGACACAGGGTTACTGTTAACACTCTAGAAAGAACATGTACCTGCAGAAAGTGGCAACTGACTGGATTGCCCTGTTGTCATGGAGTGGCTGCCATCCAAAGGAAGAATCACTGA
- the LOC107477415 gene encoding uncharacterized protein LOC107477415 produces MNTLPLRRDALDNIIGTGGDINCIWELRMSLNTFANLCELLQVQGGLDKDGHVGISEQVATFLIILAHHTKNCSVQVRFYRSSKTISRYFHKVLGSVLRVQSVLFAKADHVQEDCIDSKWKWFKGYLGVLDGTYIDVTVPKGDKSRYHVNEWTQGHRASQNRLELFNKKHSSTRNVIERCFGLLKKRWMNMDVDLQEDATLLLEHIPIGDDTIVDEADIIDVVKSSHEWTQWRENFATEM; encoded by the exons ATGAACACATTGCCATTAAGGCGAGATGCATTAGATAATATTATTGGGACGGGTGGAGATATAAATTGCATATGGGAGTTAAGAATGAGTTTGAATACATTTGCAAATTTATGTGAATTACTACAAGTTCAAGGTGGGCTAGACAAAGATGGTCATGTTGGCATAAGTGAACAAGTAGCAACTTTCTTGATCATATTAGCTCATCATACCAAAAATTGTAGCGTACAAGTTAGGTTTTATAGGTCTAGTAAAACTATTAGTAGGTATTTTCATAAGGTATTAGGTTCGGTTTTGCGTGTCCAAAGTGTGTTATTTGCAAAGGCAGACCATGTACAAGAGGATTGTATAGATTCCAAATGGAAATGGTTTAAG GGTTATCTAGGAGTATTAGATGGCACTTACATAGATGTCACAGTCCCCAAGGGTGATAAATCTAG GTATCATGTGAATGAGTGGACTCAAGGTCACCGTGCATCACAGAATCGTCTAGAGTTATTTAATAAGAAGCACTCTTCGACTAGGAATGTGATTGAGCGGTGCTTTGGGTTGCTTAAGAAGAGATGG ATGAACATGGATGTTGATCTCCAGGAAGATGCAACTCTTTTATTAGAGCATATACCCATAGGAGATGACACAATTGTTGATGAAGCCGACATAATTGATGTTGTGAAAAGTAGCCATGAGTGGACTCAATGGCGTGAGAACTTTGCAACTGAAATGTGA